In Aminiphilus circumscriptus DSM 16581, the sequence CTCGACCTGGAGGGCATCGACGGCATTCTCCGGGGGCGAAGCGTGCTCGTCACCGGAGCGGGAGGGTCCATCGGCAGCGAGATCTGCCGGCAGGTGCTGGCCCACGGTCCGCGGGAGCTGGTGCTCCTCGGGCATGGGGAACATTCCATCTACACGCTTCTGGAGGAGCTGGGAAAGCTCAGTCCGGCCCCTCCGTTGCGGGCGGTCATCGGTGACGTGGCGGATGCCCGGACCATGGAAGGCCTTTTTCGCGAGACTCGTCCGGGCGTGGTGTTCCATGCCGCCGCACACAAACATGTTCCTCTCATGGAGTTCAATGCCCGGGAGGCGCTTCGGGTGAACGCCCTCGGCACATGGACCGTGGCGCGCCTCGCCGGGGAATACGGCGCGGAGCGCCTGGTGCTCATCTCCACGGACAAGGCGGTGAACCCCACGAGTGTCATGGGGGCCACCAAGCGGCTGGCGGAGATGCTGCTCCAGGAGGCCCAGAGCGCCTATCCCGGAACGGCCTATCTGGCGGTACGTTTCGGAAACGTCCTCGGCAGCCGGGGGAGCGTGGTTCCCAAGTTCGAGAGGCAGATCAGGGATGGCGGTCCCCTGACGGTGACCCACCCGGAGATGCGGCGCTACTTCATGCTCATTCCCGAGGCGGTGAGCCTTGTGCTCCAGGCCGCGTCCATCGGCGAGGGAGGCGAACTCTTCGTGCTCGACATGGGCGAACCCGTGCGCATCGCCGCCCTGGCGGAAATGCTCATCCGCCTTCACGGCTACAGACCCAACGGGGATATCCCCATTGTCTACACCGGACTTCGTCCCGGGGAAAAACTTTTCGAGGAACTCTTCTACGATCCGGATCATGTCCTGCGGACCACGCACGAAAAAATCTTCGCCGCCCGCCTCGAAGCGAGGTCCGGCGAACGCCTGGCCGAGGCGCTCGCCAGTGCCCTTGCCGGAGGGGACGAGGAGGCGAGGGCACTGCTCCGGGCGTGGGTGCCCACCTATGCTCCCGGAGGAGGAATGCCCGCGGAGGAGTGTTCGGCGTGAGACGGGCTCCCGCGGCGGAGTCGAGGACAAAACGCTGTTTTGACGTGGCCGTCTCCGGGGCGGCGCTGATCCTGCTTTCTCCGCTCTTCGCACTGTTGGCTCTTTTGGTTCGCCTTCGTCTCGGTTCGCCGGTTTTCTTTCGGCAGATGCGCCCGGGGCTTTTGGGAAAACCCTTTTCGATGGTGAAATTCCGTACCATGACCGACGCAAGAGATGCGGAGGGGCGGCTTCTTCCCGATGAAGAGCGCTTGACTCCTTTCGGGCGTTTTCTCCGGAGTACGAGTCTGGACGAGCTTCCCGAGCTGTGGAACGTCCTGCGGGGGGACATGAGCCTCGTGGGGCCGCGCCCCCTTCTGTTGGCCTATCTGGACCGCTATTCTCCGGAGCAGGCCCGCAGGCACGAGGTGCGTCCTGGTATCACTGGTCTCGCTCAGGTGAACGGCCGCAACGCCCTCACCTGGGAGGAGAAGTTCCGCCTCGACGTGGTTTACGTGGACACCTGGACCTTTGGCCTCGACCTGCGGATTCTGGCGAAGACCGTCGTTGCCGTGCTTCGCCGGGAGGGGATCGCCGCGCCGGGGCAGAGCACAGTGGAGGAGTTCCGAGGAAACGGCGAGGAGCGGAGGTAAAAGGATGAAGCGTTTCGTGATTGGTGGTGGAGGACACGGCAAGGTGGTGGTGAGCCTCCTCCATGCGTGCGGTCTCGCCGTGGACGCCGTGCTCGACGATGCACCTTCCCGGTGGGGGGAGACGCTTCTCGGCATTCCCGTGGCGGGGCCGACGGAGCTGTTCCTTGGGCGTGACGAACCGCGGGCGATTTTGGCGATAGGAGGAAATGTTCGCCGTCTTTCCCTGGCGCGCCGCTTTTCCCGGGTGCACTGGGAGACGGTGGTCCACCCCCGGGCGTGGGTGCACGAATCAGTCCGGATCGGCCCCGGCACGGTGGTCTTCGCCGGAGCGATCCTTCAGCCGGGGTCGGAGATCGGAGCGCACTGCATCGTCAATACAGGAGCCGTTGCGGACCATGACTGCCGCATCGGTGACGGTGTACACCTTGCGCCGGGAACGTGCCTCGCCGGAGGCGTGACTCTGGGAAAGGGCGTCTTTTTCGGCGTGCGGAGCGCGGCGATTCCAGGTGTCTCCGTCGGGGACTGGACAATCGTGGGGGCAGGGGGTGTGGTGGTGCGGGATCTTCCGGAGCGCGTCGTCGCCGTAGGGGTGCCCGCCCGTCCTCTACGTCCCCTTCGGAAGGACGAGCTTCCAGAAGAGGAGTGATTTTTCGGGAGGCGAGCACTCCCGGAAAGAGCGAATCCTGGAAGAAGCGCCTCTCGGCACAAAGCGCTTCTTGTGTGTGCCGCGTTTTCGCGGCACACAGGGAGGAACGCAGAGCCTCGCGGGTTCGTGAAGCGGAAAACGACGCGAAGACGCGCCGCGGAAAAAGGCAGGAGGATATCATGAACGAGTGTCCCGGAGCACAGCAGATCCAGTCCCGCATCTATCTCTCGCCGCCGCACATGAGCGGGTGCGAGATGGACTATGTCAAGGAGGCCTTCGACAGCAACTGGATCGCGCCACTGGGGCCCCACGTGGATGCCTTCGAAAGGGAACTCGCCTCTCGGGTGGGTGTTCCGGCGGCGCTTGCCCTCAGCTCGGGTACGGCGGCGCTCCACCTCGCCATGAAACTGCTCGGAATCCGGCGGGGCGACCGGGTCTTCTGCTCCTCCCTCACCTTTTCCGCCAGCGTAAACCCCGTGCTCTACGAGGGAGGCGTTCCGGTCTTTCTCGACGCGGAGCCGGAGTCGTGGAACATGTCCCCGTCTGCGCTCGAGCGGGCGCTCGCCGACGCCGACCGGAAAGGAACCCTTCCCAAGGCGGTGATCGTGGTGCATCTCTATGGACAGAGCGCGGACATGGATCCCCTGCGGGAACTCTGCGGCAGGTACGGCGTTCCCCTCGTGGAGGACGCGGCGGAATCCCTGGGCGCCACCTACAAGGGGAAGGAGAGCGGCACCTTCGGCGTCTACGGAATCTATTCCTTCAACGGCAACAAGATTATCACCACCGGCGGCGGCGGCATGCTCGTGGCGCACGATTCCGAGGCGATCCGGAAGGCCCGTTTTTGGGCGACCCAGGCCCGCGATCCGGCGCCGCACTACCAGCACTCGGAGATCGGCTACAACTACCGCATGAGCAATCTCCTCGCTGCTGTCGGGCGAGGGCAGCTCACCGTGCTGGACGACCGCATCCGGGCTCGACGGACCATCTTCGAGCGCTACGTTGCGGCGTTGGGCGATCTTCCTGGCGTGGCTTTCATGCCCGAACCGGCCTGGAGTCGTTCCAACCGATGGCTCTCCGTGCTCACCCTCGATCCGAACGCGACGGCGCACACTCCCGGGGAACTCCTCGCCGCCCTGGAAGCGGAGAACATCGAGGCCCGTCCCGTCTGGAAACCCATGCATCTGCAACCCCTCTTCTCTGGCACTCTGTTCTATCCGCATGGCGGTGTCGCGCCCGAAGCCGCTTCCCGGGGCGAACCGGACCTCCGGGGAAGCAGCGTGTCGGACCGCCTCTTCGCCACGGGGCTTTGTCTTCCCTCGGGATCGGCGCTTTCCGGGGAAGAGCAGGACCGGGTGATCCGATGCGTGCGGCGCTGCCTCGAAGCGAGAGTGTGAGGACCGTGTCGTTCCGGGAATTCGTCCAATTCTCCTTTTCCATGGTCTCGTTTCGGGGGGCGCAGCGACGAGAAAGGGGATGGCGCAGCGTGGACGCCCTGACAGGGCGGCGTTGTGCCCCGCCCGAGGAGGCGTTTCTTCCGTGAACTCCGACGCTGCGCCGAAGCTTCTCTTCGTCGCCACCGTTTCGGTGACGCTGCGGAGTTTCCTCCTCCCCTACGCACGGTATTTCCGCTCTCTGGGCTGGCGGGTGGACGGCGCCGCCGACGGCGTCTCCGGATGTCCTTCCTGCGCCGCCGCGTTCGACGCGGTGCACGAGGTGCCCTTCTCCCGAAATCCCCTGGCCGTGCCATCCCTCGTGACGGCCGCAAGGCGCCTTCGCCTTCTCGCGGAGGCGGAAAAATATGATCTTGTGCATGTCCATACTCCCGTGGCGGCCTTCGTCACCCGCCTGGCTCTGCGGCGGCTGCGGTCCCGGGGACTCCGGATGGTCTACACGGCCCACGGGTTCCACTTTTTCGAGGGGGGGCCGCCCCTGCGGAACGCGCTGTTTCTGGCGCTGGAAAAACTCGCCGGAAACTGGACTGACCGGCTCTTAGTGATCAACGGCGAGGATGAGGCGGCGGCGCGGCGCCACCATCTTGTGCCGCCGGAACGGCTTCGCCTGTTTCCCGGAGTGGGCGTGGACACCGCCGCCTTCTCCCGGGAAGGTGTGGATCCCAGGTGCGTCGCCGCCCTACGCAAGGAATTGCAGCTCCCCGAGGAGGCGCCGTTCTTCCTGATGGTGGCGGAGTTCAATCCGGGCAAGCGCCATCGCGATCTGTTGCGGGCCTTCGCAGGACTACCGCCTCTTGCGCCTGCTCCGTACCTGGTCTGCGCCGGAGAAGGGCCGCTTCTGGAGGCGACGAAGCGGCTGGCGGTGGCGCTCGGCGTGGCGGAACGCGTGCGCTTTCCCGGCTACCGCCGGGATGTGAAGGTCTTGCTCAAGGGCGCCGCCGCCCTCGTCCTTCCCTCCGAGCGGGAGGGGCTTCCGGTGAGCGTCCTCGAAGCGCTTGCCATGAAGACCCCCGTGATCGGGGCGGATGCCCGGGGAATCCGGGATTTGCTCCAGGACGACTGCGGTCTTCTCGTTCCCGTGGGGGACACGGTCGCGTTGCGCACGGCCCTCTGCCAGATTCTCGCCCACCCGCAGGAAGCCAGGGCCCGGGCGGAGCGGGGGCGTCGCCGGGCTCTCGAAATGGACACGTCACGTCTGCTCGCCCTTACCGAGGCGCTCTACCGGGAGCTTTTGGGAACGGCATGAACGCCTGAAAAAAAGAAAAAACGGAAAACGCTTCCGGGATTGGCTCTTCGAACCGGATCGCTCGTCGGATCACTCCTTGTTCCTTCTGGGAGGACAAGGAGATGTGCGGAAAAAAGGAGTCGTGTTTGTTCATGACCTATCGCATCGGCGTTGTCGGATTGGGATATGTGGGCATTCCTCTTGCCGTGGCCTTCGCGAAAAAGTTTCCCGTCGTGGGTTACGACATCGACGAGGAACGCATCGAAGGGCTCCGGAACGGGTTCGACCGCACCGGAGAAGTCTCGCCGGAGGAGCTTCGGGCGTCGTCGCTCCGGGTCACCTCCCAACCGGAGGGCCTTCGGGGGTGCAACGTTCTGATCGTCACCGTGCCCACTCCCGTGGACCGGTGGAACCGGCCCGATCTCGGTCCCGTGATCCGGGCTACCGAGGCGGTGGGTTCCGTGCTTTCTCCCAGGAGCATCGTGGTCTACGAATCCACGGTCTATCCCGGGGTCACGGAGGAGATCTGCCGCCCCTTGCTCGCCCGGGTGTCGGGACTTGTGCCGGGCGAGGATTTCACCGTGGGCTATTCGCCGGAGCGTATCAACCCCGGGGACAGAAACCATCGGGTGCATACTATCGTGAAGGTCGTCAGCGGCGAGGACCCAAAGACCCTCGAGGCCGTTGCGGAGGTGTACGGGGCCATCGTCGAGGCGGGCGTGCATGCCTGCCCGAGCATCCGCGTCGCCGAAGCGGCCAAGGTGATCGAGAACACCCAGCGGGATCTGAACATCGCCCTCATGAACGAACTGGCCCTTCTCTTCGACCGGATGGACATTCGCACCGAGGATGTGCTCCGCGCCGCGGGAACGAAGTGGAACTTTCTTCCCTTCCGACCTGGGCTCGTTGGAGGACACTGCATCGGCGTGGATCCCTACTATCTCACCTTCAAGGCGGAGGAAGTGGGGTACATTCCCCAGGTCATCCTCGCCGGACGGCGCATCAACGACGACATGGGGCGCTTCGTGGCGCGGAAAACGGTGAAACTTCTCTCCCGGGCCGGATATTCTCCCCGCGAGGTCCGGGTGGGCATTTTCGGCCTCACCTTCAAGGAGAACGTGCCGGATCTGCGCAACAGCCGTGTGCCGGACATTGTGGAGGAACTCCGTTCCTTCGGAATCGCGTCGCTCGTGGCGGATCCCCTTGTCACGAGCGCCGAGGCGGAGCGGGAGTACGGTTTGACCCTCACGCCTCTTGAGGAGATGCGCGACCTCGACGCGGTGATCCTCGCCGTGGCGCACGACGACTACCGGGAGCGGGGAAGCACCTTTTTCGAGGAGATCCTGCGGGAGCGCAAGGGGATTTTCGTGGACGTGAAATCCCTCTTTGAACCGGAACATTTCGGCAAGGACGTGCTCTACTGGAGCTTGTAGAGCGCCTCGCGCTGGAGGTGGTGCACATCGTGCCGTCAAGGCCCATGATGCAGTCCGTGGCGGTGCGGTTTTTGCGCTGCGGCGGACTTTCGCGCATCGATGGGCGTCGGCGTCGCCGAAAGCGGCGCCCATGATGGCGTCATCGTTCGTGATCGGTGTTGCGGCGGTGTCCGCGCCGCAGCATGGCGTTGCGGCATGTCGTGTGCTTTTTGTGTCTGTGGTGTGTCCGTAACGTGGAGGAGGCGCCGAGATCTTCCGAGACGCCTCCCTGAGAGGAGCGATTTTGATGACCGAAGAAAAATTCCACGAACGCGCCGGCGGAAGTCCCCTTCCCTACGGCCTTCCCCGGTCCGTTCTGGACGATCTGCTCGCCTCACCGCGGTACTGGCTCGTCACCGGTGCCGCCGGGTTCATCGGCTCCAACCTCGTGGAGGCTCTGCTGCGCCTTTCTCAGCGCGTGGTGGGGCTCGACAACTTCCTCACGGGGCGCCGCAGAAACCTGGAGGAGGTTCTGGCCTCCTGCGGCGACGAGGCGGCGAAGCGCTTTCGCTTCGTCGAGGGAGATATCCGCAACGCCGCAGCCTGTCGCGAGGCCTGCGAGGGTGTGGACGTGGTGCTTCATCACGCCGCGCTCGGGAGCGTCCCCCGCTCTCTCGAGGATCCTCTGACCAGCCATGAGGTGAACGTGGACGGCTTCGTCCACATGCTCCTCGCCGCCCGGGACGCGAAAGTTTCCCGCTTCGTCTACGCCTCGTCGAGTTCGGTCTACGGAGACCACCCCACCCTGCCCAAGGTGGAAGAGGCAATCGGCAAACCGCTTTCCCCCTACGCACTCACCAAGCGCATCAACGAGGACTATGCGGCGGTGTTTTCCTCCGTCTTCGGCCTTTCCTGCCTTGGCTTCCGCTATTTCAACGTCTTCGGTCCCCGTCAGGATCCGGAGGGTCCCTACGCGGCGGTCATTCCCCGGTGGTTCGCGGCCCTCGCCGAGGGAAAACCTGTCTCCATCTACGGCGACGGCGAGACCAGCCGCGACTTCTGTCACGTGGACAATGTCGTGCAGGCAAATCTGCTCGCCGGAACAAGCAGTGTGCAGGGAGTTTTCAACGTCGCTGTTGGAGAGCGCGTCACCCTCAACGAACTCTACGAAATCGTCCGGGATCTGGTCGAGCCTGTCCGTCCCGATGCGGCGCTTCTCCGCCCCCTCTACGAGCCCTTCCGCCCCGGGGATGTGCGCCATTCTCTCGCGGACGTGACGAAGGCCAAAACCCTTTTGGGATACACTCCTGTTCTGACCGTTCGGGAAGGGTTGCGTGCCTGCGCCGCGTGGTATCTCCGACGGGGTGTCTGACTTTCTGACGCGGAAGGAGCTTCAAGAGCGTCTTCTGCGATGGGGAAGAGCGATTTTTGTGCTTGACATAAAGCGTATCGAGTCATATTCTTACTCGTAACAGCGCAATCCTTTGGGTGCGTTTCTTGGTAGGGGAGTTGTTCTCGTGCTCGATTCCCTCATCACCTCAAAAACCCGTATCAAGCTTCTGTGCAAGTTCTTCCTGAACCCCGAGGCCCGCAGCTACCTTCGGGAGCTTTCCGACGAGTTCGGCGAGTCCACCAACGCCGTGCGGGTGGAACTCAACCGTCTCGAAAAGGCGGGACTTCTCGCCTCCGAGACGGAGGGGCGGACAAAGGTCTTTTCCGCCAACACGCAGCACACCCTCTTTCCCGAAATCCACAATCTCGTCCGCAAAACCCTCGGCATCGACCAGCTCGTGGAACGTGTCCTCTCGCGCATCGGCAATCTGCACATGGCCTTCATCACCGGCGACTACGCCCGCGGCGTTGACTCGGGCATTCTCGACCTTGTGCTTGTGGGGGATATCGACTGGAACTACCTGCAGCGTCTCGTGAGCACCGCCGAGGAGATCCTCAAGCGGAAGATCCGCATTCTTGTCCTCAGAGCGGATGAAGTGGAGCACATGAAAGACTCGCTTTGCCTTGACAAGGCCCTGGTGGTCTGGACCGCCAACGGAGCGGAAAGCTGATTTCATGGGTGTCCGTGCGGAATTGAGAGTCCTCCATGCCAACTGCATCGGCAACCCTTCCTCCGGCGTTCTCTATCAGTTGAGAGCGGAACAGCGGTCTGCCGAAGAACTTGGTCTTCCCTGGTCTGTTTCTCTGTGGACGAACACAAAAACGTCGGAGCCTTTTGCGCATTTCTTTCCTCGGCCTTTCTCGGGAGACATGGCGAGACGATTTTTTTTCTCCAGAGAAATGCGACGTCGCAGAAAAGAATACGACGTTCTTCTCGTTCGTTATGTGACGGCGGATCCGTTTTTTGCCTTTTTTCTTGACGGGACGCGTCCATGTCTGACGGTTCATCACACGAAAGAAATCGATGAAATAGCGGCAGGTGCTCGCTCCTTCAAGTGTTGCGCTGCTCTTGCGATGGAACGCTTTTGGGGTTCGAAAACGCTCGGACGGGTCGATGGCATCATCGGCGTTACTGAAGAAATTCTGAAGTATGAGCGAAGCAGGGCTGGTTGTCCCGTGCCGGGATTTGTTCTGCCCAACGGAATCTCTCTTGCCGACGTGCCCCTTGCCTCAGACAAACGAGGTAGGGGCCCCATCCGGATCGCTTTCGTCGCATCTTCCTTTGCGCCCTGGCACGGCTTGGACAAAGTTCTCGCGGTCTTGCAAGATTTTTCCGAACCGGTGATGCTGCACCTTGTGGGCGCGGTTTCGGAGCGGGAACAAAACCTCATTGCCCGGCATCCCCGGTTGCGCTCTCAAGTGCTTCTTCACGGCCTTCTGGATCGAAACGCCCTGGCCGCCGTTCTTGAGGAATGCGACTGCACCCTCTCTTCGTTCGCCTTGGAGAGAAACAACATGTGTGAAGCGACGACGCTGAAGGTGAGGGAATCTCTTGCGGCGGGAATTCCCGTGCTCTCGGGTCATCGGGATTCTGCGTTTCCCGAAGAGTTCCCCTTTTACAGGAATATTGAGATCCGGGATCTTCCGGAAGCCCTCGAGACCGTGAAAAAATGGCGCGAAGTGCCCAGAGATCGAGTCCGTTCTCTTGCGGCTCCGTTCATTGACAAGAAAGAGATTCTTCGCCGCGCATACCATAAACTTTTGGACCTTTTTTCGTGAATGAGTGGGTTTTTCAAGAAGCGCTTTCTTCGTGAGGAGGAGTCTTTGTTGCAACAAAGAACAGTCGTTTCCCTTGTCGGTGCACGGCCACAATTTATCAAAGAAGCCCTCATTGGAAAACTTGCGAGAGAGCGACACATCTGGCGCCATGTGCTCGTTCACTCCGGGCAGCACTACGACGCCAACATGTCCGACGTGTTCTTTCGGCAGCTCGGCATCGCGTCTCCGGACTATCAACTCGGCGTTGGTTCCGCATCGCACGGCAAACAGACCGGAGATGTCCTTGTCCGCTTCGAGGAATTGCTCGTCGCCGAGCGACCAGACCTTGTTCTTGTCTATGGCGATACGAACACCACGCTTGCGGGGGCGCTCGCGGCGGCAAAACTTCGAATTCCTCTCGCGCACGTAGAGGCGGGGATCCGCCAGGCACCGAAAGACATGCCCGAGGAAATCAACCGGGTGCTCACGGATCACGTGTCGCAATTGCTCTTTTGTTGTTCCGACGCCGCAGCGACGAATCTCCGGGAGGAAAATATTCGCGAAGGTGTGCACGTTGTAGGGGATGTCATGTTCGATGTGTTCAAGGTGATGAAACCGCTCTTCGACCGGGGGGACATATTGAACAAAAACGGCCTCGTGCCCGGCGGCTTCTTTCTCGCCACCGTCCACAGAGATTTCAACGTGGATCACAAGGAGCCCCTGGAAGAAATTCTTTCCGGTCTTCGACGAATTGCCCGCCGGACGTCGTTGCGCTGCGTGCTTCCTCTGCACCCGCGAACAGCCAGAAAAATCGAAGAGTTTTCTCTCCAACCGCTTTTGGAAAGTCTTTGTGTTACGGAACCTTTGGGATATGTTGAACTGATGTCGTTACTTCTACATGCTGCATTTGTCGTCACCGATAGTGGAGGGTTGCAAAAGGAAGCATGGTTCGCTGGCAGGCGTTCTCTCGTGCTCATGCCCGACACAGGCTGGCGCGAACTCATTTCCTGCGGATGGAACGTCCTTTGCGCACCAGCGCAGGAAGAAATGGAACGCAGAGTCCTTGATTTCCTGAGCGAGCGGGTCTCATGCCCCGAGGGTGTCTACGGTTACGGTGATGCGGCGGAGAAAATCGTCGTCGCTATCAAAAAGTTTCTGACGAGCGTTTCACGGTAAAAACGCTCGTTGCTCGTTCATCAAAAGGAGATGACGTTCCCATGTCCGGAAAGAATTTCGCCCTGATCGGTGCCTCAGGATATGTTGCTCCTCGCCATATGCGCGCCATACGAGATACGGGAAACCGACTCGTGGCAGCGACGGATCCTGCGGATTCGGTGGGTATTCTCGACAGTTTCGGTTTCGACATCGCTTTTTTCCCCGAGTTCGAGCGATTCGACCGTCACGTGGAAAAGCTTCGCCGTCTCGGAGAAGAGCGACGGGTTCATTATGTAAGCATCTGTTCTCCCAATTACCTTCACGACGCTCACGTGCGCTTTGCCCTTCGCGTCGGCGCGGATGCGATTTGCGAGAAACCCCTCGTTTTAAACCCTTGGAACCTCGACGCTCTGGCGGAACTGGAACAGGAGACGGGAAAGCGGGTGTACACGGTGCTCCAGCTCCGGCTCCATCCGGTGATCCGTGCGTTGAGGGAGCGCTTTGCGCATGCTTCCGCCTCGGACAAAAAGCACGTGGTCAAGCTTGACTACATCACCTCTCGCGGCAACTGGTACTTTCATTCCTGGAAGGGCGAGGAGCGTAAATCCGGCGGCATCGCCACCAACATCGGCATCCACTTCTTCGACATGTTGCTTTGGATTTTTGGTGCCATGAGAAACTACGAGGTGACGGAGTCGAGCGAGAAGCGGATCGCGGGAAACCTGGATCTCGAGAGGGCGGATGTCTCCTGGCGGCTTTCCATCGACAACAAGGATTTGCCCTCCGAAGTGCGCGAAAAAGGAAAGACCACGTTTCGGTCCATTTTGGTCGATGGAGAGGAAGTGGAGTTCACCGAAGGATTTACCGATCTCCACACGGAGGTCTATCGGGATATCCTCGCCGGGGGTGGCTTCGGCCTTGAAGACGCCCGGCCATCCATCGAGCTGGTGTCCTTGCTGAGAAAACAGAAATAGCCAATGACGTCGTGTGGGTGTGATTTTGGAGAATGTCATGAAGTTCTTGAGGCGTCATGAGGTTGTGAAGAGGAGAGGGAAAAGATGACGACTGAGCAAAATTCCATTCAGGGCGCAAGAGTGCTTGTCATCGGCGGTGCCGGTTTCATCGGTTCCCATGTGGTGGACGAACTCCTGAAGGAAGACGTGGCGGAGATCGTGATCTACGACAATTTCAGCCGGGGGACGCAGGACAACATTGCACAGGCCCTCCGGGATCCCCGCGTCAAAGTCTTTGAGCTGGGGGGAGATATCCTTCAGACGGACATTCTCGACGAGGCGGTCAAGGGCAAGGATTACGTTTTCCATCTCGCCGCTCTCTGGTTGCTTCACTGCTACGACTATCCGCGAAGCGCCTTCCACGTCAACATTGAAGGGACGTTCAACGTCCTTGAGGCCTGTGTCCGTCACAGGGTCAAAAAGCTCATCTACTCTTCCTCGGCCTCCGTCTACGGCGATGCCGTCGAACTTCCCATGACCGAGGAACACCCCTACAACAACAAGACCTTCTACGGGGCCACCAAGATTGCCTGCGAACACATGTGCCGCGCCTATTACAACCGTTACGGCCTCGATTACGTCGGGCTTCGGTACATGAACGTCTACGGAGCTCGTCAGGATTACAAAGGAACCTACATCGCCGTTATCATGAAGATGCTCGACCGCCTCGATCAGGGACTTCCGCCTCAGGTCTACGGCGACGGCTCGCAGGCTTACGACTTCATCTACGTCAGCGACGTCGCCCGGGCGAACATCTGCGCCATGAAGTCCCCGGCCACCGACAGAAACTACAACGTCGGTTCCGGTGTCCAGACATCCATCCTCGATCTCACGAAGATGATTCTCAAGGTTACCGGATCGGATCAGCAGATTCAGTACGAGCCCGCCGGCAAGACCTTCGTCACCAACCGGATCGGGGATCCGCGCCTTGCGAAGGAAGAGCTGGGATTCACCTATACCGTGGAGCTCGAGGAGGGCTTGCGCAGACTGATCGAGTGGCGCAGTGCCCACAAGGAGCTCGTCGAACAGCGAAGAAAGAGGGCCTGACCGTGAGGACGACGATGAAAATACCCATCACGAAACCCTATTTCGACGCGGAGGAGAGGGAAAACATTGTAAAGCCTCTCGATACCGGATGGATCGTGCAGGGGCCGTATGTCGCGGAGTTTCAGGATCGTTTCGCCTTCGGTCTCTGCGCCGACCTCGTAAAAATCCACGAGCTCGCCGACCACTACGAGACCACTACGAAATGAAGATGATCGAAGATTGCGCATGCAGCTTTGGTGGATTCCTCGACGGAAGACACTCCGGCACCTTCGGGTATGCCGGGTGCTTTTCCTTCCACCCGCGCAAGGCCATCACCACTGAAGAGGGCGGCATAATGATCACCGACGACGCCGACGTGGCGCGAAGCGTCTCTTCCCTGCGGGATCACGGCGCGTCCAGATCGGATCGGGAGCGGCACGGCCAGAAGGGGAGCTTTTTTCTTCCCGAGTTCAACGTGGTGGGCTATAACTTCCGTATGACCGATTTTCAGGGTGCCCTGGGTGTCTCCCAGATGAAGAAGGCGGAGATGCTTCTCGAAGGACGCCGGGCTGTGGCGGCGTGGTATGACGAGGCGTTGCGCGAATTCCCCTGGCTTGTGCCTCCTCTCGTTCCCGAAGGCTATGTGTCGGGGTATCAGTCCTACGTGTGCCTTTTCGCCTCTCCGGAAGATCTTTCGAGCCTCACCCGGGATCGCATAGACAGTCTCCATGAAAAAAGAAACGCTTTCATGTCGTTTCTCGAGGAACATGGGGTTTCCACGCGCCAGGGAACCCATGCGGTACACACGCTTGGATATTACAGAGACACCTATGGCCTTTCCGACGAAGACTACCCCATGTCCTACGCGGCGGATCGCCTCAGCGTGGCGTTTCCTCTCTATTTCGGAATGACGGACGAGGAATTCGCCTACGTCATCGATGCCATACGGGCGGGAGGACAGCACTGATGTGCGGTATTTCCGGCGTCTTCAACGTGAACGGAAGGCCCGTCTCGCCGGTGACGCTCCGGAAAATGACCGACGCAATGGCGCACCGGGGCCCCGACGGCGAGGGATTCTACATTGACAGTTTTCTAGGGCTGGGTCATCGGAGGCTCGCCATTATCGATCTTTCCCCTCTGGGACACCAGCCCATGACATCGGACTGCGGACAGTTCGTCATCACCTTCAACGGAGAAGT encodes:
- a CDS encoding polysaccharide biosynthesis protein gives rise to the protein MSQDRTVFSHLRSGIRKAWLGMARRGRYVLLWDIIVLVLAVYLGYALRLTLFLPRFYLGDFVLAALLFPGCVTGVFAAAGLYRVLWPQASVEEFLRLARWYALGALLFVLADKFFTRLLIPRTTLAIMIGSGILFLGAVRLSWRLCRSGGGDAAKSRARGLIVGAGEAGTLLVRDLLRGGGDVLPLGFVDDDPAKTNMEIAGVRVLGNTARLRELVETLQVEVLLIALPTVAGHVVRKILDDVAETGVQVRVLPSLRELAGGTVSVSRLRTVRLEDLLCREAIRLDLEGIDGILRGRSVLVTGAGGSIGSEICRQVLAHGPRELVLLGHGEHSIYTLLEELGKLSPAPPLRAVIGDVADARTMEGLFRETRPGVVFHAAAHKHVPLMEFNAREALRVNALGTWTVARLAGEYGAERLVLISTDKAVNPTSVMGATKRLAEMLLQEAQSAYPGTAYLAVRFGNVLGSRGSVVPKFERQIRDGGPLTVTHPEMRRYFMLIPEAVSLVLQAASIGEGGELFVLDMGEPVRIAALAEMLIRLHGYRPNGDIPIVYTGLRPGEKLFEELFYDPDHVLRTTHEKIFAARLEARSGERLAEALASALAGGDEEARALLRAWVPTYAPGGGMPAEECSA
- a CDS encoding sugar transferase; this translates as MRRAPAAESRTKRCFDVAVSGAALILLSPLFALLALLVRLRLGSPVFFRQMRPGLLGKPFSMVKFRTMTDARDAEGRLLPDEERLTPFGRFLRSTSLDELPELWNVLRGDMSLVGPRPLLLAYLDRYSPEQARRHEVRPGITGLAQVNGRNALTWEEKFRLDVVYVDTWTFGLDLRILAKTVVAVLRREGIAAPGQSTVEEFRGNGEERR
- a CDS encoding acetyltransferase gives rise to the protein MKRFVIGGGGHGKVVVSLLHACGLAVDAVLDDAPSRWGETLLGIPVAGPTELFLGRDEPRAILAIGGNVRRLSLARRFSRVHWETVVHPRAWVHESVRIGPGTVVFAGAILQPGSEIGAHCIVNTGAVADHDCRIGDGVHLAPGTCLAGGVTLGKGVFFGVRSAAIPGVSVGDWTIVGAGGVVVRDLPERVVAVGVPARPLRPLRKDELPEEE
- a CDS encoding DegT/DnrJ/EryC1/StrS family aminotransferase; protein product: MNECPGAQQIQSRIYLSPPHMSGCEMDYVKEAFDSNWIAPLGPHVDAFERELASRVGVPAALALSSGTAALHLAMKLLGIRRGDRVFCSSLTFSASVNPVLYEGGVPVFLDAEPESWNMSPSALERALADADRKGTLPKAVIVVHLYGQSADMDPLRELCGRYGVPLVEDAAESLGATYKGKESGTFGVYGIYSFNGNKIITTGGGGMLVAHDSEAIRKARFWATQARDPAPHYQHSEIGYNYRMSNLLAAVGRGQLTVLDDRIRARRTIFERYVAALGDLPGVAFMPEPAWSRSNRWLSVLTLDPNATAHTPGELLAALEAENIEARPVWKPMHLQPLFSGTLFYPHGGVAPEAASRGEPDLRGSSVSDRLFATGLCLPSGSALSGEEQDRVIRCVRRCLEARV
- a CDS encoding glycosyltransferase, whose product is MNSDAAPKLLFVATVSVTLRSFLLPYARYFRSLGWRVDGAADGVSGCPSCAAAFDAVHEVPFSRNPLAVPSLVTAARRLRLLAEAEKYDLVHVHTPVAAFVTRLALRRLRSRGLRMVYTAHGFHFFEGGPPLRNALFLALEKLAGNWTDRLLVINGEDEAAARRHHLVPPERLRLFPGVGVDTAAFSREGVDPRCVAALRKELQLPEEAPFFLMVAEFNPGKRHRDLLRAFAGLPPLAPAPYLVCAGEGPLLEATKRLAVALGVAERVRFPGYRRDVKVLLKGAAALVLPSEREGLPVSVLEALAMKTPVIGADARGIRDLLQDDCGLLVPVGDTVALRTALCQILAHPQEARARAERGRRRALEMDTSRLLALTEALYRELLGTA